A DNA window from Rubrobacter calidifluminis contains the following coding sequences:
- a CDS encoding hydantoinase/oxoprolinase family protein has translation MRGNGLRLGVDVGGTFTDLVALVEGGIVTAKVPSTPRDQSEGVMAAIRVANLREREVAAFAHGMTVATNALLERRGARMALLTTEGFRDVIEIGRQNRPSLYDLSKDRPPPLVPRELRFTVRERMGPDGEIEPLGEESLRQAVRALREAEVEAVAVCLLFSFSHPEHERRVGEVLRRELPGVHVSLSSEVLPEFREYERFSTTAADAYLAPRLTSYLENLSRKAKAAGLPSPLVMQSSGGVVEIGHAARNAAGCVLSGPAGGVVGAAYVARASGYENVLTLDMGGTSSDAATILDGEALTTTESVVAGVPIKLPMVDVHTVSAGGGSVAWADAGGALRVGPHSAGADPGPACYGLGGEDPTVTDANLLLGYLRDGARLGGEVVLRRELAEKALVKLGRRLGLDAHQTALGVIRVANAEMVRALRVISVERGLDPREFALVAFGGAGPLHACALAEELGMRTVLVPKAGGVLSALGLAISELRRDYVFPFLRPLAAADPEEIERIFVEMEQEAASDLESPRLRRRADLRYRGQAFELAVEADVVEKLEGNFHEAHEQRYGYRMEEEPVELVNLRLTAISPVERPPLEEGEAQGDPVTERRRVEFEEGWEEVPVLKRSRMGKGSRVEGPAVVEFDEATCLVRPGWRGEVDGAGTLVLEREDG, from the coding sequence TTGCGAGGCAACGGGCTCAGGCTGGGCGTGGACGTCGGGGGAACCTTCACCGATCTGGTGGCCCTCGTGGAAGGGGGCATCGTCACCGCGAAGGTCCCCTCCACCCCGCGCGACCAGTCGGAGGGCGTGATGGCGGCGATCCGCGTGGCGAACCTCCGGGAGAGGGAGGTCGCCGCGTTCGCCCACGGGATGACCGTGGCCACCAACGCCCTGCTCGAGCGGCGCGGGGCGAGGATGGCCCTCCTCACGACCGAGGGCTTCCGGGACGTGATCGAGATCGGCCGCCAGAACCGCCCCTCGCTCTACGACCTCTCGAAGGACCGCCCGCCGCCCCTGGTGCCGCGGGAGCTCAGGTTCACCGTGCGCGAGCGGATGGGGCCGGACGGGGAGATCGAGCCACTGGGCGAAGAGAGCCTGAGGCAGGCCGTGCGGGCGCTGCGCGAGGCGGAGGTGGAGGCCGTTGCGGTGTGCCTGCTCTTCTCGTTCTCGCATCCCGAGCACGAGCGGCGCGTCGGCGAGGTGCTGCGGCGCGAGCTTCCGGGGGTGCACGTCTCGCTCTCGAGCGAGGTTTTGCCCGAGTTCCGGGAGTACGAGCGCTTCTCGACGACAGCGGCCGACGCTTACCTCGCCCCCAGGCTGACCTCCTACCTGGAGAACCTCTCCCGGAAAGCGAAAGCGGCGGGACTCCCCTCCCCGCTGGTGATGCAGTCCTCCGGCGGGGTCGTGGAGATCGGACACGCGGCTCGAAACGCGGCGGGGTGCGTGCTCTCGGGGCCTGCGGGCGGGGTCGTCGGCGCGGCGTATGTGGCCCGGGCGAGCGGCTACGAAAACGTCCTCACGCTGGATATGGGCGGGACCAGCTCTGATGCCGCCACGATCCTCGACGGCGAGGCGCTCACGACCACCGAGTCGGTGGTCGCGGGGGTGCCGATCAAACTGCCCATGGTCGACGTGCACACGGTGAGCGCCGGGGGAGGATCGGTCGCCTGGGCGGACGCCGGAGGGGCGCTGCGGGTTGGTCCGCACTCCGCCGGGGCGGACCCGGGACCGGCCTGCTACGGGCTCGGCGGAGAAGATCCGACCGTCACCGACGCCAACCTGCTCCTGGGCTACCTGCGCGACGGGGCGCGGCTGGGGGGCGAGGTCGTCCTGAGGCGGGAGCTCGCGGAGAAAGCCCTCGTGAAACTCGGCCGCAGGCTCGGTCTCGACGCGCACCAGACGGCCCTCGGCGTCATAAGGGTCGCCAACGCCGAGATGGTGCGCGCCCTGCGCGTGATCAGCGTGGAGCGCGGGCTCGACCCGCGGGAGTTCGCGCTGGTCGCCTTCGGGGGTGCGGGGCCGCTGCACGCCTGCGCGCTCGCCGAAGAGCTCGGGATGCGCACGGTGCTCGTTCCGAAGGCGGGGGGCGTGCTCTCCGCGCTCGGTCTGGCCATCTCGGAGCTCAGGCGGGACTACGTCTTCCCCTTCCTCCGCCCGCTCGCGGCGGCCGACCCAGAGGAGATCGAACGCATCTTCGTGGAGATGGAGCAGGAGGCCGCCTCGGATCTCGAATCGCCTCGTCTTCGCCGCCGGGCGGACCTGCGATACCGGGGACAGGCGTTCGAGCTGGCGGTCGAGGCGGATGTGGTGGAGAAGCTCGAAGGGAATTTCCACGAGGCCCACGAGCAGCGCTACGGCTACCGGATGGAAGAAGAGCCGGTCGAGCTGGTCAACCTGCGCCTGACGGCCATCTCTCCGGTAGAGCGACCGCCGCTCGAAGAAGGAGAGGCGCAGGGAGATCCCGTGACCGAACGCCGCAGGGTAGAGTTCGAGGAGGGGTGGGAGGAAGTTCCGGTGCTGAAGAGGAGCAGGATGGGGAAAGGCTCGCGGGTCGAGGGCCCCGCGGTGGTCGAGTTCGACGAGGCCACGTGCCTGGTGCGCCCGGGATGGCGCGGGGAGGTGGACGGTGCGGGCACGCTCGTGCTGGAGCGAGAGGATGGCTAG
- a CDS encoding MFS transporter: MVAGNQTQNASLKDTFSFEWYRSLGEKGRPAFWASFGGWAFDGFDYQILSLALSGIAATFALSGGQTGLIATVSLVVSALGGVLAGLLADRIGRVRTLVLAIAFYCGGTFLSGLSPNYEALLFFRALQGLGFGGEWAAGALLVSEMADPAQRGRVLGWVQSAWAPGWAGAVVAFTVVFSLLPQDVAWRVLFWIGIVPALFILYVLRKVDEPEVYLKTRRAREARSREAVESGATRSPLVQIFRRDLIGRTAAASLLAIGAQGGYYSIFTWLPSYLEKARGLNAVGTGSYLATVIIGSFLGYVISGYLHDLIGRRKTFALYAVLSAVLLVGYTRIPEGANGLLVVLGLPLGFFASGIYSGFGSYLAELFPSRARGAGQGFVYNFGRAVGGFFPLVIGILAAKVGLAAIALGAVGYAACVIALLLLPETRGKRFVPIN, encoded by the coding sequence ATGGTGGCCGGGAATCAGACACAGAACGCCTCTCTCAAGGACACGTTCAGCTTCGAGTGGTACCGCTCTCTCGGGGAGAAGGGCCGCCCGGCGTTCTGGGCAAGCTTCGGGGGATGGGCCTTCGACGGGTTCGACTACCAGATACTCTCGCTCGCGCTCTCCGGGATCGCGGCAACCTTCGCCCTCTCCGGAGGTCAGACGGGACTCATCGCGACCGTGAGCCTCGTCGTCTCGGCGCTCGGGGGTGTTCTGGCCGGGCTCCTCGCCGACAGGATAGGCAGGGTCAGGACGCTGGTGCTCGCGATCGCCTTCTACTGCGGCGGGACGTTTCTGAGCGGGCTCTCGCCGAACTACGAGGCGCTGCTGTTCTTCCGGGCGCTGCAGGGGCTGGGGTTCGGCGGCGAGTGGGCCGCCGGCGCGCTTCTGGTCTCGGAGATGGCGGACCCTGCGCAGAGAGGCAGGGTGCTCGGCTGGGTACAGAGCGCCTGGGCGCCGGGTTGGGCGGGGGCGGTGGTCGCCTTCACAGTCGTCTTCAGCCTCCTGCCGCAGGATGTGGCCTGGCGGGTGCTCTTCTGGATCGGGATAGTACCGGCCCTCTTCATCCTCTACGTGCTGCGTAAGGTCGACGAACCGGAGGTCTACCTGAAGACCCGGCGCGCCCGCGAGGCCCGCAGCCGCGAAGCCGTGGAGAGCGGGGCCACCAGGAGCCCGCTCGTCCAGATCTTCCGGCGCGACCTCATCGGGAGGACGGCGGCGGCCTCCCTCCTCGCCATCGGGGCGCAGGGCGGATACTACTCGATCTTCACCTGGCTCCCCTCGTATCTGGAGAAGGCCCGGGGCCTGAACGCGGTGGGCACCGGCTCCTACCTGGCCACGGTGATCATCGGCTCGTTCCTGGGGTACGTGATCAGCGGCTACCTGCACGACCTGATCGGGCGCAGGAAGACCTTCGCGCTCTACGCCGTCCTCAGCGCCGTGCTCCTCGTCGGTTACACCCGGATCCCCGAAGGCGCGAACGGGTTGCTCGTCGTCCTCGGGCTCCCGCTCGGGTTCTTCGCCTCGGGCATCTACAGCGGCTTCGGATCCTACCTGGCCGAGCTCTTCCCGAGCCGCGCCCGGGGGGCTGGACAGGGCTTCGTCTACAACTTCGGGAGGGCCGTGGGCGGGTTCTTCCCGCTCGTCATCGGCATCCTCGCTGCGAAGGTCGGGCTGGCGGCGATAGCCCTCGGTGCGGTCGGATACGCCGCCTGCGTCATCGCGCTCCTGCTCCTGCCCGAGACCCGCGGCAAACGGTTCGTCCCGATAAACTGA
- a CDS encoding cyclase family protein: MRLPEGARIFDLEQPRTEAMPVYPAHRPGYSYLLHRRHEDEYEPETSGPRSSASGIIFCTDHTGTHIDAICHQSKDLRLHGSIPVGEAQGTRGFSTLGVEEIPPIVAPGVLLDVAAKEEAGALEPGYAVTAEDLAECCRRQGVEVPEGGVVLVRTGNARRWDDVESYLAGPGVSTEASRWLADRGVAAVGADNVAWDVPGRRDPELGCLLPGHLILLVERGIYIVENLMLEELSSEEVYGFLFVCAPPKFVGATGAPVRPLAIAGPRG, translated from the coding sequence ATGCGTTTGCCCGAAGGAGCCCGCATCTTCGATCTGGAGCAGCCGCGGACGGAGGCGATGCCGGTCTACCCCGCGCACCGCCCCGGCTACTCCTACCTGCTGCACCGCCGCCACGAGGACGAGTACGAGCCCGAGACCTCAGGTCCACGCTCGAGCGCCTCGGGGATCATCTTCTGCACCGACCACACCGGCACCCACATAGACGCCATATGCCACCAGTCGAAGGATCTGAGGCTCCACGGCAGCATCCCGGTGGGTGAGGCGCAGGGCACGCGGGGCTTCTCCACCCTCGGGGTCGAGGAGATCCCACCCATAGTCGCCCCGGGTGTCCTCCTCGACGTGGCGGCCAAGGAGGAGGCCGGGGCTCTGGAGCCCGGCTACGCCGTGACCGCGGAGGATCTGGCGGAGTGCTGCCGGCGGCAGGGCGTGGAGGTTCCGGAGGGCGGGGTCGTCCTGGTACGCACTGGAAACGCCCGCCGCTGGGATGACGTCGAGAGCTACCTCGCCGGACCGGGAGTCTCGACGGAGGCTTCACGCTGGCTGGCGGACAGAGGCGTTGCGGCGGTGGGAGCCGACAACGTGGCGTGGGACGTGCCGGGGCGGAGGGACCCAGAGCTGGGATGTCTGCTGCCCGGGCATCTGATCCTGCTGGTCGAGCGGGGGATCTATATAGTCGAGAATCTCATGCTCGAGGAGCTCTCTTCCGAGGAGGTGTACGGGTTCCTCTTCGTGTGCGCCCCACCCAAGTTCGTCGGAGCGACCGGTGCTCCGGTCAGGCCGCTGGCGATCGCCGGCCCGCGGGGTTAG
- a CDS encoding CaiB/BaiF CoA transferase family protein: MVQEGAQPIPHEREELPLQGLRVLDLSRVLAGPFATMVLADLGADVIKVERAGKGDDTRQWGPPFAGGESAYFLSVNRNKRSVELDLKTEKDLGRVRELASSADVLIENLRRGALAKLGLGYDALKEENPGLIYCSIVGFGPGPDENEPGYDFLVQARAGIMGITGHHDGEPTKVGVAVADIVCGLYAATAILAALRRRSETGEGMRIEVPLFESTLSWLANRAQEYLVSGEDTGRMGNEHPTIVPYQTFHASDRPVALAVGNDAQFTRMCRAIEREDLAQDERYATNPKRVENRRELVAELQRVFEGRRAEEWVRRIREAGVPCGPVNSLTEVFRDPHVLASGILQSVEHPTAGDLRTVGSPLLLDGRRPGIRRHPPLLGEHNDESGWET; this comes from the coding sequence ATGGTACAGGAAGGAGCTCAACCGATACCCCACGAGAGAGAAGAGCTTCCACTGCAGGGCCTGAGGGTGCTGGACCTCTCACGGGTCCTCGCAGGCCCGTTCGCCACTATGGTGCTCGCGGATCTCGGGGCCGACGTGATCAAAGTAGAGAGGGCCGGGAAGGGAGACGACACCCGTCAGTGGGGCCCGCCGTTCGCCGGTGGGGAGTCGGCGTATTTCCTCTCGGTCAACCGCAACAAGCGCTCGGTGGAGCTGGACCTCAAGACCGAGAAGGACCTCGGGCGGGTCAGGGAGCTCGCCAGCAGCGCCGACGTGCTCATCGAAAACCTGCGGCGCGGCGCCCTCGCAAAGCTCGGGCTCGGCTACGATGCGCTGAAAGAGGAGAACCCCGGCCTCATCTACTGCTCGATAGTCGGCTTCGGGCCCGGTCCGGACGAGAACGAGCCGGGCTACGACTTCCTCGTGCAGGCGCGGGCCGGGATCATGGGGATAACCGGACACCACGACGGAGAGCCGACGAAGGTCGGGGTGGCGGTCGCGGACATCGTGTGCGGGCTGTACGCGGCGACGGCCATACTGGCCGCGCTGCGCCGGCGCTCTGAGACAGGCGAAGGGATGCGTATAGAAGTCCCGCTCTTCGAGAGCACGCTCTCATGGCTCGCCAACCGCGCTCAGGAGTATCTGGTGAGCGGCGAGGACACCGGGAGGATGGGCAACGAGCACCCCACGATAGTCCCCTACCAGACCTTCCACGCCTCCGACAGGCCGGTAGCCCTCGCCGTCGGCAACGACGCCCAGTTCACCAGGATGTGCCGGGCGATAGAACGGGAAGACCTGGCCCAAGACGAGCGCTACGCGACCAACCCGAAGAGGGTCGAGAACCGTCGGGAGCTGGTCGCGGAGCTGCAGCGGGTGTTCGAGGGTCGCAGGGCAGAGGAGTGGGTACGAAGGATCAGGGAGGCAGGAGTGCCATGCGGACCGGTAAACAGCCTCACCGAGGTCTTCCGGGACCCGCACGTACTCGCCTCGGGCATCCTGCAGAGCGTGGAACACCCGACGGCGGGCGACCTCCGGACCGTCGGCTCGCCCCTCCTACTGGACGGCAGGAGGCCCGGCATCCGGCGCCACCCGCCGCTCCTTGGGGAGCACAACGACGAGTCGGGCTGGGAAACCTAA
- a CDS encoding quinone oxidoreductase family protein has translation MHAVLVEEFGEPEVLRYGETDRPSPGEGEVLIEVRAAGVNYADTMRRRNTYLVPQELPFIPGSEVAGIVAGVGEGVRGASVGDRVVALVGTGGYAEYVIAPADALIPIPDGLGFDEAAAVPLQGLTAYHILKTSGRLAEGESVLVHAAAGGVGSLAVQMAKLMGAGTVIATASNREKLELAASLGADVLIDYTSEDWPERVREATGGRGADVILEMVGGDFPEKNLSCLATFGRMVVYGAASGQRGSLTPASLMYRNQTVTGFYLPRITSRPEIFVPSLQEMLRWLSSGELRLTIGGRYQLEDASKAHTDMEGRKTTGKLILNP, from the coding sequence ATGCACGCGGTGCTCGTCGAGGAGTTTGGGGAACCGGAGGTTTTGCGTTACGGAGAGACCGATCGTCCTTCACCCGGCGAGGGCGAAGTCCTGATCGAGGTTCGCGCCGCGGGCGTCAACTACGCCGATACCATGCGTCGCAGAAACACCTACCTGGTGCCCCAGGAGCTGCCGTTCATCCCCGGCTCGGAGGTGGCCGGGATCGTCGCCGGAGTGGGAGAGGGTGTGCGTGGTGCCTCGGTCGGCGACCGGGTCGTCGCGCTCGTAGGGACCGGCGGCTACGCCGAGTACGTCATAGCCCCGGCAGATGCACTGATTCCCATCCCCGACGGCCTGGGCTTCGACGAGGCCGCCGCCGTCCCGCTGCAGGGCCTGACGGCCTACCACATCCTCAAGACCTCCGGCCGGCTCGCGGAGGGGGAGAGCGTCTTGGTCCACGCCGCCGCCGGAGGCGTCGGAAGCCTGGCGGTACAGATGGCGAAGCTTATGGGGGCGGGGACCGTCATCGCCACCGCGAGTAACCGGGAGAAGCTCGAGCTCGCAGCTTCTCTGGGCGCGGACGTCCTGATCGACTACACCTCCGAAGACTGGCCGGAGAGGGTGAGGGAGGCCACCGGCGGGCGCGGGGCGGACGTGATCCTGGAGATGGTCGGCGGAGACTTCCCCGAGAAGAACCTCTCCTGCCTGGCGACCTTCGGGCGGATGGTCGTCTACGGTGCGGCGAGCGGCCAGCGGGGAAGCCTGACCCCGGCGAGCCTGATGTACCGCAACCAGACCGTCACCGGTTTCTACCTCCCCCGTATAACATCCCGACCGGAGATCTTCGTCCCGAGCCTGCAAGAGATGCTCCGCTGGCTCTCGAGCGGCGAACTCAGGTTGACCATCGGCGGCCGCTACCAGCTCGAGGACGCATCAAAGGCCCACACCGACATGGAGGGACGCAAAACCACCGGCAAGCTTATCCTGAACCCCTAG
- a CDS encoding MarR family winged helix-turn-helix transcriptional regulator produces MSVERKEEITERLVEDLMSLWRILRGVTNPVRRGEITPQQYWLLRQLWRGGPMSIGEVARVLGVTQGSATSACQRLERAGMVRRERRADDERVVMVELTEKGREQYEGWKRRRREVLSGLVSVLDREEQMELSRLIERVLEAAEAD; encoded by the coding sequence ATGAGCGTGGAGAGAAAAGAGGAGATTACGGAGCGTCTGGTCGAGGATCTGATGTCGCTCTGGCGCATTCTGCGTGGGGTGACCAACCCGGTGAGGAGGGGGGAGATCACGCCGCAGCAGTACTGGCTCTTGCGCCAGCTGTGGCGTGGGGGGCCGATGAGCATCGGGGAGGTGGCGAGGGTGCTCGGGGTCACGCAGGGTTCTGCGACGAGCGCCTGTCAGAGGCTCGAGAGGGCCGGGATGGTCAGGAGGGAGCGGCGGGCGGACGATGAGAGGGTCGTTATGGTCGAGCTCACGGAGAAGGGGCGCGAGCAGTATGAGGGGTGGAAGAGGCGGCGGCGCGAGGTGCTCTCCGGGCTCGTCTCGGTTCTCGATCGGGAGGAGCAGATGGAGCTCAGCCGGCTCATAGAGCGGGTTCTTGAGGCCGCGGAGGCGGATTGA
- a CDS encoding ABC transporter ATP-binding protein, with amino-acid sequence MAAAVEVKGLFKRYGDVVAVGGVDFEIAEGEVFGLIGPNGAGKTTTIQVMTTLVPPTSGRVIVGGLDVVREGFRVRSMLGYVPQALSADGSLTGYENLLIFAKLLGLPREERKKRIEMALRRMRLEEAAGRLVKQYSGGMVRRLEIGQAILHQPRLLVLDEPTIGLDPTARRSVWEVIEELREASGMTVLVTTHYMEEAEANCERVAIMNHGRIAAIGAPEELKRGIGRPDGTLEDVFTELTRDQAESGGSYRETRQLRRRVRRFG; translated from the coding sequence ATGGCGGCGGCCGTCGAGGTGAAGGGGCTCTTCAAGCGCTACGGGGACGTCGTCGCCGTGGGAGGGGTGGACTTCGAGATCGCCGAGGGTGAGGTTTTTGGTCTCATCGGGCCCAACGGGGCTGGGAAGACGACGACCATCCAGGTGATGACCACCCTCGTTCCTCCGACCTCCGGGAGGGTGATCGTCGGCGGGCTCGACGTGGTGCGCGAGGGGTTTCGGGTACGTTCGATGCTCGGGTACGTTCCACAGGCGCTCTCCGCGGATGGTTCGCTGACGGGATACGAGAACCTGCTCATCTTCGCGAAGCTGCTCGGGCTCCCGCGGGAGGAGCGCAAAAAGCGCATCGAGATGGCGCTCCGGAGGATGCGGCTCGAGGAGGCCGCCGGGAGGCTGGTGAAGCAGTACTCCGGCGGGATGGTGCGCCGTCTCGAGATAGGGCAGGCAATCCTGCACCAGCCGCGGCTGCTGGTGCTTGACGAACCCACCATCGGGCTCGACCCCACGGCCCGGCGCTCGGTATGGGAGGTCATAGAGGAGCTGCGGGAGGCCTCCGGGATGACCGTGCTCGTCACCACCCACTACATGGAGGAGGCAGAAGCCAACTGCGAGCGGGTCGCGATAATGAACCACGGCCGGATCGCCGCGATCGGCGCGCCGGAGGAGCTTAAACGGGGCATAGGACGTCCCGACGGTACGCTGGAGGATGTCTTCACCGAGCTCACCCGGGATCAGGCCGAATCGGGAGGGAGCTATCGTGAGACGAGGCAGCTACGCCGGAGGGTCCGGCGCTTCGGTTGA
- a CDS encoding ABC transporter permease, which translates to MRRGSYAGGSGASVEVGPPPADFLDALGRYLRGAAVVAEMEMRKLRHDPTEIFTRAVQPVLWLVVFGQAISHLRAIPTGHVDYLTFMAPGILAQSLMFISIFYGLTIIWDRDQGILQKLLVMPVPRASFVTGKGLGAGVRATSQAVVIFIIALVVGVKFHWSVPGVVGTLVAVVVGASLFSTISMLVAIVLKTRERFMGFGQVITMPLFFASNAIYPVGMMPGWLKALATVNPLSYLVDLLRGYLVSGRVPGAATDWAVLLGVLVLAQVVAARTYRRILI; encoded by the coding sequence GTGAGACGAGGCAGCTACGCCGGAGGGTCCGGCGCTTCGGTTGAGGTGGGGCCGCCGCCGGCGGACTTTCTGGATGCCCTGGGGCGCTATCTGAGGGGGGCGGCGGTGGTGGCGGAGATGGAGATGAGGAAGCTGCGCCACGATCCCACGGAGATCTTCACGCGGGCTGTGCAGCCGGTCTTGTGGCTCGTGGTCTTCGGGCAGGCCATCTCCCACCTGCGGGCGATACCGACGGGACATGTCGACTACCTGACCTTCATGGCTCCCGGCATCCTCGCGCAGTCGCTGATGTTCATCTCGATCTTCTACGGGCTCACCATAATCTGGGACCGGGATCAGGGTATCCTGCAGAAGCTGCTGGTGATGCCCGTGCCGCGGGCGAGCTTCGTGACCGGCAAGGGGCTCGGGGCAGGGGTGCGGGCGACGAGTCAGGCCGTGGTGATCTTCATCATCGCGCTCGTGGTCGGCGTGAAGTTCCACTGGAGCGTGCCGGGCGTCGTCGGGACTCTCGTCGCGGTGGTGGTCGGTGCGAGCCTCTTTTCGACCATCTCGATGCTCGTGGCGATAGTCCTCAAAACCCGTGAGCGATTCATGGGCTTCGGGCAGGTGATCACGATGCCACTGTTTTTCGCGAGCAACGCGATCTACCCGGTCGGGATGATGCCGGGCTGGCTGAAGGCGCTCGCCACGGTCAATCCGCTCAGCTATCTGGTCGATCTTTTGCGGGGGTATCTGGTTTCGGGACGGGTTCCCGGGGCCGCCACGGACTGGGCGGTTCTGCTGGGGGTATTGGTTCTGGCCCAGGTCGTCGCCGCGCGCACCTACCGGAGGATCCTCATCTGA
- a CDS encoding protein O-mannosyl-transferase family — protein MLYLKTLAPGPLQRNLVDGLADSGLFQIRIPYLSIPLPTGYPTYMLLGKLFTYLPFGNEAYRINLASAVYAAAAVFVLFLVARLLTGRVLASAAAALLFGVSPAFWSQAVIAEVYILNALLIALVLLALLHWHRKRRDRSLLAAALLSGLTLTNHLTSGMLLPAGLALVYSADRTRLRSLKLWLGGTGMFFLGLLPYLYIPLRAAAHPPLSTYPLSTPREILSFMTGGPFRAQMFVFGPGQLPGRLEYYLSHLLHQFPPVLLPVALIGLLSLARRDRPVLAMFAVLFCGWLLFDLEYDIPDIWVYFIETYLVATLLTAEGLAKITDLLHGLRRFGLMIGRFVWAPAALVLLLTLAPAATAAAHTYRAVNLSKDHIVQTKIEVLSTELPLHSTLITDGVSAWYMQLIEHRRRDVRIISPFLEEDRLGVYEAHLWRDLARRYLKEGKGPVYIEFPDGTEDEYVSSFEAYGMKLLPCAGGEFYQAVRLNSHPRTCRVRSEG, from the coding sequence TTGCTGTACCTGAAGACACTGGCCCCGGGTCCCCTGCAGCGCAACCTGGTCGACGGGCTCGCGGACTCCGGGCTCTTCCAGATCAGGATCCCCTACCTCAGCATCCCCCTACCAACGGGTTATCCCACGTACATGCTGCTCGGCAAGCTCTTCACGTATCTACCCTTCGGGAACGAGGCCTACCGCATCAACCTGGCCTCCGCGGTCTACGCCGCAGCGGCCGTCTTCGTCCTCTTCCTGGTGGCGCGCCTGCTGACCGGGCGCGTCCTCGCCTCCGCCGCGGCGGCCCTGCTGTTCGGGGTGAGCCCGGCCTTCTGGAGCCAGGCCGTGATCGCGGAGGTCTACATCCTGAACGCCCTCCTCATAGCCCTGGTGCTGCTCGCGCTGCTCCACTGGCACCGGAAACGCCGGGATCGCAGCCTGCTCGCCGCCGCGCTGCTCTCGGGGCTCACCCTGACCAACCACCTGACGAGCGGCATGCTGCTTCCCGCGGGGCTCGCGCTCGTGTACTCGGCGGACCGCACGAGGCTGCGCAGCCTCAAGCTGTGGCTCGGGGGAACGGGCATGTTCTTCCTGGGCCTTCTCCCCTACCTCTATATCCCGCTGCGGGCCGCCGCTCATCCTCCGCTCAGCACCTACCCGCTCTCAACGCCTCGGGAGATCCTTTCGTTCATGACCGGCGGACCGTTCCGGGCCCAGATGTTCGTCTTCGGCCCCGGACAGCTCCCCGGGCGCCTCGAGTACTACCTCTCACACCTCCTGCACCAGTTCCCTCCGGTGCTCCTGCCCGTCGCCCTGATCGGCCTGCTGAGCCTGGCCCGCCGGGATCGTCCCGTGCTCGCGATGTTCGCGGTGCTCTTCTGCGGGTGGCTGCTCTTCGATCTGGAGTACGACATCCCGGACATCTGGGTCTACTTCATAGAGACCTACCTGGTGGCAACCCTGCTCACCGCGGAGGGCCTGGCGAAGATCACGGACCTCCTGCACGGGTTGCGGCGTTTCGGGCTCATGATCGGGAGGTTCGTGTGGGCGCCGGCGGCTCTGGTCCTGCTGCTGACGTTAGCCCCTGCTGCGACGGCCGCCGCCCACACCTACCGTGCCGTGAACCTCTCGAAAGACCACATCGTCCAGACGAAGATAGAGGTCCTCTCCACAGAGCTCCCCCTTCACTCCACGCTCATAACCGACGGCGTGAGCGCCTGGTACATGCAGCTCATCGAGCACAGGAGGAGAGACGTGCGGATAATCTCTCCCTTCCTCGAAGAGGACCGGCTCGGCGTGTACGAAGCGCACCTGTGGCGGGATCTGGCCAGACGTTACCTGAAGGAAGGGAAGGGGCCGGTATACATCGAATTCCCGGACGGTACGGAGGACGAGTACGTATCCTCCTTCGAGGCCTACGGGATGAAGCTCCTCCCCTGCGCGGGCGGGGAGTTCTACCAGGCGGTGCGCCTGAACAGCCACCCCCGCACCTGCAGGGTACGCTCCGAAGGCTGA